The sequence AGGCGAAGGCGATGGAGGAAAGACGCTGATGAAGCCGAACCGGATATTGCAGTTTATTGCCTTGGGGATTGGGTTTCTGTTTCTCTACATTCCGATCGTGAGTCTGATTGTGTATTCGTTCAACGAATCGCAACTGGTCACGGTGTGGACGCGGTTTTCCACGCGCTGGTATGCGGCGTTGTTGCAGGATGACGAGCTGATTGCGGCTGCGTGGTTGTCGTTGCGGGTGGCGTTGCTGACGGCGTTTGCGTCGGTGATTATTGGCACGTGGGCTGGGTTTGTTTTGGCCCGGATGGGGCGGTTTCGTGGGTTTACGCTTTATACCGGGATGATCAATGCGCCGCTGGTGATTCCCGAGGTGATTCAGGGGATTTCGCTGCTGCTGCTGTTCATCGAAATGGCCAAGTGGTTGGGGTGGCCCGCCGGGCGTGGCATTTTCACGATCTGGATCGGGCACGTGATGTTGTGTATTTCTTATGTGGCCATCATTGTGCAGTCACGGGTTAAGGAGTTGAATCCTTCTCTTGAGGAGGCCGCGCTTGATCTTGGGGCTACGCCGGTGAAGGTGTTTTTCTTTATTACGTTGCCGTTGATTTCGCAGGCTCTGGTTTCTGGGTGGTTGTTGTCGTTTACTTTGTCTATCGACGATCTGGTTTTGTCAGCGTTTTTGTCGGGGCCTGGGTCGACTACGTTGCCGTTGGTGGTTTTTTCTCGGGTTCGGCTTGGGTTGAATCCTGAGATGAATGCGTTGGCTACGTTGTTTATTGCTGTTGTTACGGTTGGGGTTGTGGCTGCTAATTATTTTATGCAGCGGGCGGAGAGGAAGAGGGCTGTGATGGCGGTGTAGGTTTTTTTTGCCTGCGCGGCGCTTTGGCTGTGTTTTTAGGGCGTTGGCCTTTCCTTGATTTGTTAGTGGTTTATTAGCGTCGCCCCTGTGCGGGGCGGGCACCTATTTTTCTTTGCCTGCTGCAAAGAAAAGCAACCGTATTGGAAGTCAAGCGGTGAACCGGCGCTCAAGGTGGAAGCTGTCAGCCGTAGGGAGCATTTTGCGCGCGCGAGTCGTCCTCGCGACCTGCACGATTGAGTGACCTGCACAAGGGGGGACGCCGCGAGCGCCTGGGTTAAAACATCACAGGCGGCTCAGGCGTGCCGGAAGTCAGTCAGCCGATGGTCTCCATGGAGTCGAGTTGTGGACCATGGCGTTGAGCGTCACGATGAGCTTGCGAATGCACGCGGTGATGGCCACCTTGAACGGTTTGCCAGCTTTGCGCAGACGATCATAGAAGGCTCTGATCACCGGATTGAAGCGCAATGCCGGTATGCAGGCCATGTAAAGCGCGCGGCGCACGATGGCGCGACCGCCCTGGATGCGACGCTTGCCGTGATGCTTGCCGCTATCGCAATTGAAAGGCGCAACGCCGGTAAGGGCGGCAATTTCGCGGCGGTTCAGCGAGCCGAGCTGGGGCATGAAGGCGATCAGCGTGGCTGCGGCACCGGGACCGATACCGGGCACCGAGCGCAGCAGATCCTCCTTCTGACGCCAGGCGGGCGAAGAACGCATGAACGAATCGATGTCGTTGTCCGCGACGGTGAGCTGCTGTTTGAGCCACTTGATGTGGTCATTCAGGCTTTCCTTAGCCGCGGCATGGGCACGCTCCAGGCGCGCTTTCTCGGCCACGAGCATGTCGATAAGCTGGGCGCGGCGCAGCAGCAGGGCCTGCAGCTGCTCGGTCTGCACATCGTTGAGCGGACGCACGACGGGTTGGATGACGGCGCCGAAATGGGCGATGACGAACGCGTCGATGCGGTCTGTCTTCGCATGTTTGCCGGTGGCCTTGGCAAAGTTGCGCACCTGTCGGGGATTGACGGCGACAGCGGGGAGACCGGCCTGACAAAGCGCCTTGAGCACGGCGAGTTCGAGCTTGCCGGTGGCCTCCATGACGATCAGTGTGGGGTTCAGCGCGATCAGACGCTGGACCAGTTGATCGATGGCGGTGGTTTCATTGTCGACACTGAAATGCTCGGTTGTGTCGTGGATGGCAACGTCGAGGGTGCTACCGCTCACGTCGATGCCGATATAAACGGAAGAGGAAGTCTGGTTCATCACGGTACCCATACTTGCAGGAAAAATACGAGCTCGAGGCTCAGTCAACTGTTCGGGTTAAGAGGATGAAAAGGACAGTCGCTCCGGCTTTTCTGCGGGCTCGAGGCACTTTAGGCAGACGAGCTGACTGTCCATGTGGCGGCAACTGATCGGGTCGACGCCACAGGAGGGAATATACAAGTAGGCAAAAGAAAGCAGCTCGAACCCCATGCTAAGCGGGTCCCCCGCACAGCCACGGTAGTGGTGCATCTGGAATCTGTGCTCTCGCACATTCGGCGCCAGTGACAAGGGCGTCATACTTCCGGCGGCGCTGCGCGCGCCGAAGGGCATTTCAGAAAACCGTTCGTTGTGGTCAGACGCCCGCGTTTTGGCACGGAACTTTGGCCCCCGGTCGCATCAACTTTGCCACTGCCACTGCCACTGCCACTGCCACTGCCACTGCCACTGCCACTGCCACTGCCACTGCCACTGCCACTGCCACTGCCACTGCCACTGCCACTGCCACTGCCACTGCCATTGCTATTGCCATTGCTATTGCGACACACGGACATTTGATTCGAGGTGGGGGTTGCCCATGAGGGCAGGGGTGTTTCGCCGAGGCGAAGCCGATGGCCCCCACCGGGCTCAAACGAAGCCCCTGGTTTCCCTGGCAGACCCATCCGCGACGCACGCAGTGCGGAGTGGGAGCTGATGAGTACTTTGTCACTACCGCCGAAGGTGCGAGGGCACGGATTCCAGATGCACCACTACCGCGACTGTGCGGGGGACCCGCTTAGCAGGGGGGGCGAGCCGCTTTCTTTTGCCTACTTTTCTTTGCGGCCGGCAAAGAAAAGTAGGTGCCGCCCCGCACAGGGGCAACGCTAATAAACCAATAAGAAATCAAGGAAAGGCCAACGCCGCAAGCGCACAGAAAAATCGCTAAGCAGGCCGACAGATCAAGGAAAGGTCCACGCCGCAGGCAAACAGACACTAAGCGCCGCGCAGGCAAAAAAACCATCAAACCCGATACCCAACCCGAACCCCACCCCAATGCCGCCCGGCAACAAACACCGGCGCCGACGCATCCTTCATCAAAACAAACTGCCCGCCGCCCATATCGCGCCGATACGTCTGCAACAAAAATTTCTTAACATGCGAAGCAGCCGCAATCCCAGTGCGGTCATCGAACATCCGCCGATTCCGGCAATTCGCCATATTCCAGACCACATCCTCGCGCTGCGGCAAAGAAAACTTCAAATTGTGCGTAGGCAGATACCCGCGCACATCGACCGCAGCACAAAACGCCACGCGCGGATCAAGCCCGAGTAAGGGCTCCTGAATAGCGGGCAAAACCCGATCCGTAAAAGCAGTAAACCGGGTAACGAACTGAGCCGGATTGCTCCCCTCAACAGGCACGTAACGTTGATCGAACAGATCCTCAATCGACACTTCGCCCCGAGCAACCGCCGCTTCGAATACCTTGCTCACCGCAGCCGCAGCCTGCTGCACAGCATCGATAAACCGCGTATCCGCAGTCTCCACCCCCGTGGCAGTCGTCAACTCGATCAACGTCTCGGACACGCCGAGCAAATTCCCCAGCCGGTCCTTCGCCTGGGCGAAGTTCTCGCTCGAATCTTCCACGCCGCTCGCCATCTCCAGCACCTGCGCCTCAAGCCCGTTGCATTGCGTTTCGATCTCGCCAGTCAACGCGGCAATCTGCCCAGCCTCGTCGTTGAGTTGCGTAATCGCATCGCCCGTCGCATGCACGACGTCGCCGATCTTGCGGGTGCCTTCGCGTACCCGGTGGGCGCGCGCCGTGTTCACCGAACCCTCGTTGATCAACTGCTCGGTCTGTTGCGTGAGTTGGGCCAGCGTCGTCTCGATCTGGCCCGTGGCCTGCGCGGTCTTCGCCGACAGGTTCTTCACCTCGGCGGCCACCACCGCGAAACTTCTACCGGAGTCGCCGGCACGCGCGGCTTCGATCGCGGCGTTCAGCGCCAGCAAATGCGTCTGGCGGGCGATCAGCGAAATCTCCTCGGAGACGCGGCTGACATGCGTCAATGCGCTGCGCAACGCGCCGATCTGGCTCTCGATCACCGTCACGCCTTCCACCAGCCCGTGGATGTCGGCCAGCGACGCTTCCAACGTTTGCTGGGATCCCTGCACGCTGGTCGCGGCGTCGGCCGACA comes from Burkholderia sp. GAS332 and encodes:
- a CDS encoding transposase — encoded protein: MGTVMNQTSSSVYIGIDVSGSTLDVAIHDTTEHFSVDNETTAIDQLVQRLIALNPTLIVMEATGKLELAVLKALCQAGLPAVAVNPRQVRNFAKATGKHAKTDRIDAFVIAHFGAVIQPVVRPLNDVQTEQLQALLLRRAQLIDMLVAEKARLERAHAAAKESLNDHIKWLKQQLTVADNDIDSFMRSSPAWRQKEDLLRSVPGIGPGAAATLIAFMPQLGSLNRREIAALTGVAPFNCDSGKHHGKRRIQGGRAIVRRALYMACIPALRFNPVIRAFYDRLRKAGKPFKVAITACIRKLIVTLNAMVHNSTPWRPSAD
- a CDS encoding putrescine transport system permease protein; translation: MKPNRILQFIALGIGFLFLYIPIVSLIVYSFNESQLVTVWTRFSTRWYAALLQDDELIAAAWLSLRVALLTAFASVIIGTWAGFVLARMGRFRGFTLYTGMINAPLVIPEVIQGISLLLLFIEMAKWLGWPAGRGIFTIWIGHVMLCISYVAIIVQSRVKELNPSLEEAALDLGATPVKVFFFITLPLISQALVSGWLLSFTLSIDDLVLSAFLSGPGSTTLPLVVFSRVRLGLNPEMNALATLFIAVVTVGVVAANYFMQRAERKRAVMAV
- a CDS encoding methyl-accepting chemotaxis sensory transducer: MTRFSFRRSGRSQTIVGDIAAQAGKLGIEICDVSGHVEEVAARVQHQAQVCRALRESAAQTLAGNHRIATAARAMRSVSADAATSVQGSQQTLEASLADIHGLVEGVTVIESQIGALRSALTHVSRVSEEISLIARQTHLLALNAAIEAARAGDSGRSFAVVAAEVKNLSAKTAQATGQIETTLAQLTQQTEQLINEGSVNTARAHRVREGTRKIGDVVHATGDAITQLNDEAGQIAALTGEIETQCNGLEAQVLEMASGVEDSSENFAQAKDRLGNLLGVSETLIELTTATGVETADTRFIDAVQQAAAAVSKVFEAAVARGEVSIEDLFDQRYVPVEGSNPAQFVTRFTAFTDRVLPAIQEPLLGLDPRVAFCAAVDVRGYLPTHNLKFSLPQREDVVWNMANCRNRRMFDDRTGIAAASHVKKFLLQTYRRDMGGGQFVLMKDASAPVFVAGRHWGGVRVGYRV